In Listeria swaminathanii, a single window of DNA contains:
- a CDS encoding Gfo/Idh/MocA family protein, which yields MLKVAVVGLGGIAQKAYLPVFAEMENIEVHLYTRDAQKLKHLSEKYRFDHYHQSIHSMIESGVNAAFVHSSTASHPEVIRTFLAHHIPVYVDKPIADNLPEVEELTRLAEEQDTLLMTGFNRRYAPKYQELKALTETNMIIMQKNRAAQPGEARTFIYDDFIHVLDTVRFLLDAKIEQLTVFPVWQEELLASVTVQITAGGKVATAIMNRDSGVNEERLAVMTPSAKYEVENVTETHIYEGTTERFERFGDWETTLYKRGFVSIIQAFLTAVRNGEKAPISKEDALETHRLAEEILTKLEN from the coding sequence ATGTTAAAAGTAGCAGTAGTAGGTCTTGGCGGCATCGCGCAAAAAGCATATTTGCCAGTTTTTGCTGAAATGGAAAATATCGAGGTGCATCTGTATACGAGGGATGCGCAGAAGTTGAAGCATTTAAGTGAGAAATATCGTTTTGATCATTATCACCAAAGTATTCACTCGATGATTGAGTCGGGTGTCAATGCGGCATTTGTTCATTCGTCGACAGCAAGTCATCCGGAAGTCATCCGAACTTTTTTAGCGCATCATATTCCAGTATATGTGGATAAGCCAATTGCGGATAATTTACCGGAAGTAGAGGAATTAACGCGCCTAGCAGAAGAACAAGACACGCTGTTGATGACTGGTTTTAACCGTCGTTACGCACCGAAATATCAAGAATTAAAAGCACTAACAGAGACGAATATGATTATTATGCAAAAGAATCGCGCGGCGCAACCGGGCGAGGCTCGTACATTTATTTACGATGATTTTATTCATGTCCTTGATACAGTCCGCTTTTTATTAGACGCTAAAATAGAGCAATTAACTGTTTTCCCAGTTTGGCAAGAGGAACTTCTGGCAAGTGTCACTGTGCAAATTACAGCAGGAGGTAAAGTGGCGACTGCTATCATGAATCGCGATAGTGGCGTGAATGAAGAACGCTTAGCAGTGATGACACCGAGCGCTAAATATGAAGTGGAAAATGTTACAGAAACCCATATTTATGAAGGCACGACAGAACGATTTGAACGTTTTGGCGACTGGGAAACAACGCTATATAAAAGAGGATTTGTTTCGATTATCCAAGCCTTTTTAACGGCTGTGCGAAATGGCGAGAAAGCACCAATTTCTAAGGAAGATGCACTGGAGACGCATCGACTTGCAGAAGAAATTCTAACTAAACTAGAAAATTAA
- the msrB gene encoding peptide-methionine (R)-S-oxide reductase MsrB: MDESKKNERLKQLTDIQYNVTQKAGTERPFQNEFYDNGAKGIYVDIVSGKPLFSSNDQYDAGCGWPSFTKPIDETEVIEHRDLTHGMIRTEVKSADADSHLGHVFPDGPQDKGGLRYCINSAALRFIPVDKLEEEGYQAYKRIFE, encoded by the coding sequence ATGGATGAAAGTAAAAAGAACGAGCGTCTTAAACAACTTACAGATATACAATATAATGTGACCCAAAAAGCGGGTACCGAACGCCCATTTCAAAATGAATTTTATGATAATGGGGCGAAAGGCATTTATGTAGATATTGTTTCAGGAAAGCCGTTATTTTCATCCAATGATCAGTACGATGCTGGCTGCGGTTGGCCGAGTTTTACTAAGCCAATCGATGAAACAGAAGTTATCGAACATCGAGATTTGACTCACGGCATGATTCGGACGGAAGTGAAGTCCGCTGATGCTGATTCACATTTAGGGCATGTTTTTCCGGATGGACCACAAGACAAAGGTGGACTTCGCTACTGTATTAATTCTGCAGCGCTTAGATTCATTCCTGTGGATAAGTTGGAAGAAGAAGGCTACCAAGCATATAAAAGAATCTTTGAATAA
- the msrA gene encoding peptide-methionine (S)-S-oxide reductase MsrA, with product MTKESLEIATFAGGCFWCMVKPFDTQPGIEKVVSGYTGGHTVNPTYKEVCSGTTGHTEAIQITFDPAVFPYEKLVEVYWQQTDPTDAAGQFVDRGDSYRPVIFYHNEEQKEIAEKSKAALDASGRFKKPIVTEIAKAETFYPAEEYHQDFYKKEKAHYEGYQVASGRAAFIDANWKG from the coding sequence ATGACAAAAGAATCACTTGAAATAGCAACATTTGCTGGAGGGTGCTTTTGGTGTATGGTAAAACCTTTTGATACGCAACCAGGAATTGAAAAAGTCGTTTCGGGTTACACAGGCGGTCATACGGTTAATCCAACCTATAAAGAAGTTTGCAGCGGGACAACAGGACATACAGAAGCAATCCAAATCACATTTGATCCGGCGGTTTTTCCATATGAAAAACTAGTCGAAGTATATTGGCAACAAACAGATCCAACCGATGCAGCAGGTCAATTTGTCGACCGCGGCGATTCGTACCGCCCAGTTATTTTCTACCACAATGAAGAACAAAAGGAAATCGCTGAAAAATCGAAAGCGGCACTTGATGCAAGCGGCAGATTTAAAAAGCCAATTGTGACAGAAATTGCCAAAGCAGAAACATTTTATCCAGCAGAAGAATATCACCAAGATTTCTACAAAAAAGAAAAAGCGCACTATGAAGGCTATCAAGTTGCTTCAGGTCGTGCTGCATTCATAGATGCCAACTGGAAAGGGTGA
- a CDS encoding YpmS family protein, whose amino-acid sequence MQRETRSAPKKPKPNYWKWICITLITLLLISAGWIYVAVFKLSPQEEPTPTLISNKSAVEFQTSTTKADLNQLISSYIEDFSKDQEIGYKVFLANNVNFTAEAKIFGEPVELHLKFSPKVVDNGNVELTLKDMSAGALPLPVSYVMNYVNKNYKFPDWVTIIPKKEKIYLSLDKLKLQGDTKVRADTLNLKKDDISFTLLVPVK is encoded by the coding sequence GTGCAGAGAGAAACACGATCGGCTCCCAAAAAACCAAAACCCAATTACTGGAAATGGATTTGTATCACATTAATCACTTTGCTCCTTATTTCCGCTGGTTGGATTTATGTGGCAGTTTTCAAACTTAGCCCGCAAGAAGAACCAACGCCAACCCTTATTAGCAATAAATCGGCGGTTGAATTTCAAACGAGTACAACAAAAGCAGATTTAAACCAATTGATCAGTTCTTATATAGAAGATTTTAGTAAGGATCAGGAAATCGGCTATAAAGTTTTTCTAGCAAATAACGTTAACTTTACTGCAGAAGCGAAAATTTTCGGTGAACCTGTTGAACTGCACTTAAAATTCTCACCAAAAGTAGTCGACAATGGCAACGTAGAATTAACACTCAAAGATATGTCAGCCGGCGCATTACCGTTACCTGTATCTTACGTAATGAACTATGTAAATAAAAACTACAAATTCCCTGATTGGGTTACAATCATCCCTAAAAAAGAAAAAATCTATCTATCTTTAGATAAATTAAAACTCCAAGGCGATACAAAAGTACGCGCCGATACGCTAAATTTGAAGAAAGACGATATTTCGTTTACACTTTTAGTACCAGTTAAGTAA
- a CDS encoding SGNH/GDSL hydrolase family protein: MTKKKWLWLTGSVLVIALLVGAVFGIKYYKESKEIPINLVAMGDSLTEGIGDENKTGGYVGIIPEKLEEDPDVASVKTSNYGVSGNKIGQLEKRLKTNEKFQEDVKKANVITITIGGNDVMAILQSRLLKVDVDDFTEANKEFQQELETLLKDIRSYNDDAAIFLMGIYNPYTTYFSHIKQFDEVITDWNAASKKTIAQDKNAYFVPIAKVIEDRDDTSKDKPNPLLSDDYFHPNHKGYEKMTAELDKAIVEQLNEGNIPK; this comes from the coding sequence ATGACAAAGAAAAAATGGCTGTGGCTAACAGGAAGCGTGCTCGTTATCGCGCTTCTAGTTGGCGCAGTTTTTGGTATCAAGTATTATAAAGAATCAAAAGAAATCCCGATTAATTTAGTTGCCATGGGCGATTCATTAACAGAAGGCATCGGTGATGAAAATAAAACAGGCGGCTATGTCGGTATTATTCCAGAAAAACTAGAAGAAGACCCCGATGTCGCAAGCGTAAAAACTAGTAATTATGGCGTATCTGGAAATAAGATAGGTCAATTAGAAAAACGCTTGAAAACAAACGAAAAATTTCAAGAAGACGTCAAAAAGGCGAATGTTATCACGATTACCATTGGCGGTAATGATGTCATGGCTATTTTGCAATCGCGTTTGTTAAAAGTTGATGTGGATGATTTTACAGAAGCTAATAAAGAATTTCAGCAAGAACTAGAAACGCTACTTAAAGATATTCGCTCTTACAACGATGATGCGGCAATTTTCTTAATGGGCATTTATAATCCGTATACGACTTACTTCAGTCATATTAAACAATTTGATGAAGTGATTACAGACTGGAATGCTGCGTCTAAGAAAACTATCGCCCAAGACAAAAACGCGTATTTTGTACCAATTGCCAAAGTGATAGAAGACCGCGATGATACAAGTAAAGACAAACCTAATCCGCTCCTGTCAGATGATTATTTCCATCCCAATCATAAAGGGTATGAAAAAATGACAGCTGAATTAGACAAAGCCATCGTAGAGCAATTAAACGAAGGCAATATTCCCAAATAG
- a CDS encoding DegV family protein: MRKIKIITDSTAGLTLEEAAKWNIDILYLTVEIDGKIYNPKTDITPEEFMVRMAETKELPKSSQPAIGSFVEAYEKYTAEGYEILSIHLTEKLSGTVNAARQAADMVEGNITVVDCDYTARGQAFQVLKAAEMAQSGDYSVEEIHAKINDIRDKTKLYIVVVTLDNLIKGGRVGRMQGFLGSLLNIKLIAKLTDGQLEEETKVRSNKKVLQYCLNLIKDEPKKIQQLDVVHANGLNLADDFIAESKEITGLTEIPLFFADPVISTHAGTGAFAFMYYTD, translated from the coding sequence ATGAGGAAAATAAAAATTATCACAGACTCAACTGCTGGACTAACATTAGAAGAAGCAGCAAAATGGAATATTGACATTTTATATTTAACAGTAGAAATCGACGGAAAAATTTATAATCCGAAAACAGACATTACACCAGAAGAATTCATGGTGCGAATGGCAGAAACGAAAGAATTACCTAAATCTTCCCAACCAGCAATTGGTTCTTTTGTAGAAGCCTATGAAAAATATACGGCAGAAGGGTATGAAATCCTTTCTATCCACTTAACCGAAAAGCTTAGTGGTACTGTCAATGCAGCACGCCAAGCAGCAGACATGGTGGAAGGAAATATTACTGTAGTAGACTGCGATTACACAGCGCGCGGACAAGCATTCCAAGTATTGAAAGCAGCTGAAATGGCACAGTCTGGTGATTATTCCGTTGAAGAAATTCACGCCAAAATTAATGATATTCGCGACAAAACAAAACTATATATCGTTGTCGTAACACTCGATAATTTAATTAAAGGTGGTCGTGTTGGCCGGATGCAAGGATTCCTAGGCAGCCTTTTAAATATCAAATTAATTGCCAAACTAACAGACGGACAATTAGAAGAAGAAACGAAAGTCCGCAGTAACAAAAAAGTGCTACAATATTGCTTGAATTTAATTAAAGATGAGCCGAAAAAAATTCAACAGCTAGACGTTGTTCATGCGAATGGACTGAATTTAGCAGATGATTTTATCGCGGAATCGAAAGAAATAACCGGTTTAACAGAAATTCCACTATTTTTTGCAGACCCAGTCATCTCCACACATGCTGGAACAGGCGCGTTTGCATTTATGTACTATACTGACTAA
- the trhA gene encoding PAQR family membrane homeostasis protein TrhA: MNVTSYNWKEELANAITHGVGFILSIPALVLLIIFAAGKDNPLYLTSFLIYGISLMLLYICSTLLHSFKPCKARTVFNIMDHAAIYVLIAGSYTPFVLITIQGTLGWTLFGVIWGLAIAGIIYKIFMTGKLKLLSTIVYLLMGWMVMFAIKPLYAGLTPTGFWLLATGGIMFTVGAIFYSIPRVPYMHAIWHLFVIAGTAFMYFCILFYV; encoded by the coding sequence ATGAATGTCACTTCTTATAATTGGAAAGAAGAACTAGCGAACGCCATTACACATGGGGTTGGATTTATTCTTAGTATTCCCGCGCTCGTCTTACTTATAATATTCGCCGCCGGGAAAGATAATCCTCTTTATTTAACGAGTTTTTTAATTTATGGCATTTCACTGATGTTGCTTTATATTTGTTCCACTTTGCTTCATAGCTTTAAACCTTGCAAGGCGCGAACTGTTTTTAATATTATGGATCATGCTGCAATTTACGTTTTAATTGCTGGTAGTTATACGCCGTTTGTTTTGATTACGATTCAAGGAACACTTGGATGGACATTATTCGGTGTAATCTGGGGGCTCGCGATTGCTGGGATTATTTATAAAATATTTATGACTGGTAAATTAAAATTGTTGTCGACAATCGTCTACTTACTGATGGGCTGGATGGTGATGTTTGCGATTAAGCCACTTTATGCCGGACTAACACCAACTGGCTTTTGGCTTCTTGCAACTGGTGGTATTATGTTTACCGTAGGCGCGATTTTTTACAGTATTCCACGTGTTCCTTATATGCACGCGATTTGGCATTTGTTTGTTATTGCGGGAACAGCTTTTATGTATTTCTGTATTTTATTTTATGTGTAA
- a CDS encoding helix-turn-helix transcriptional regulator, giving the protein MIPIELSPRQHQIVAYVRANEPATGDSIAAHLKLTRATIRADLSILTMTGILDARPKVGYFYSGLENNPIHFDEIRQLKVADIMTQPFFAKKETSVYDAIVMLFMEDIGSLYVVDEEQLVGLVSRKDLLKGALADADTKATPIATIMTRMPNLVTVTKDDTVLHAAEQLVFHQIDSLPVLENAKVVGKISKTRITSLFVDTIKKV; this is encoded by the coding sequence GTGATTCCCATCGAACTTTCTCCTAGACAACATCAGATTGTTGCCTATGTTCGCGCAAATGAGCCCGCCACTGGTGACTCTATCGCCGCCCATTTAAAACTAACACGAGCTACCATTCGAGCTGATTTATCAATTTTAACGATGACTGGAATTTTGGATGCGCGTCCTAAAGTCGGCTACTTCTACTCTGGCTTAGAAAATAATCCGATTCATTTTGATGAAATTCGTCAGTTAAAAGTAGCAGATATTATGACCCAACCATTTTTCGCAAAAAAAGAAACTAGTGTTTATGACGCGATTGTCATGCTATTCATGGAAGATATTGGTAGTTTATACGTTGTCGATGAAGAGCAATTGGTTGGACTCGTTTCGCGAAAAGATTTATTAAAAGGTGCTCTTGCTGATGCTGATACGAAAGCCACACCAATTGCGACAATTATGACGCGAATGCCAAACTTAGTTACGGTTACTAAAGATGACACCGTCTTGCACGCCGCGGAACAACTCGTATTCCACCAAATCGATTCGCTTCCCGTTCTTGAAAACGCCAAGGTTGTCGGAAAAATTTCCAAAACACGTATTACATCACTTTTTGTCGATACAATAAAAAAGGTTTAA
- a CDS encoding pyruvate, water dikinase regulatory protein, which produces MENPVIIYVISDAIGETAQHIIRAVTAQFSLTKPADIRRHAFIRDENALTETLEEAKAADGIVVQTLVQSKLAEFATDFCAKNNIPNIDLLHTLTAAVEAKTCLKSKQDPGNMRRLDSNYFDRIAAIEFAVKYDDCKDPRGLLDADIVLVGVSRTSKTPLSSYLANQNWKVANVPLVPEIPLPEELFQIPSKRIIGLTTTPEKLAQIRKVRLKSIGLDEASSYSSEKRILEELEYGYDTFKKLGCQVIHVEDKAIEETAALITEIITSYH; this is translated from the coding sequence ATGGAAAATCCGGTTATTATATACGTTATCTCAGATGCTATCGGAGAAACAGCCCAACACATTATTCGCGCGGTGACAGCGCAGTTTTCGCTTACTAAGCCTGCCGATATTCGGCGCCATGCTTTTATCCGAGATGAAAACGCTTTAACGGAAACACTAGAGGAAGCAAAGGCCGCTGATGGCATTGTTGTTCAAACGCTCGTTCAATCCAAACTAGCCGAGTTTGCAACCGATTTTTGCGCTAAAAACAATATCCCGAATATCGATTTATTACATACATTAACTGCTGCCGTTGAAGCTAAAACCTGCTTAAAATCCAAACAAGATCCCGGCAACATGCGCCGACTTGATAGCAATTATTTTGATCGTATTGCCGCGATTGAATTCGCTGTAAAATATGATGATTGCAAAGATCCACGTGGCCTACTGGACGCTGATATCGTTCTCGTTGGCGTTTCCAGAACAAGTAAAACCCCACTAAGTAGCTACCTTGCCAATCAAAATTGGAAAGTCGCTAATGTGCCACTTGTTCCAGAAATCCCACTTCCAGAAGAACTGTTTCAAATTCCCAGCAAACGTATTATTGGCCTTACAACCACCCCGGAAAAACTGGCGCAAATTCGCAAAGTCCGTTTAAAATCCATTGGTTTAGATGAAGCAAGTAGTTATTCCAGCGAAAAACGCATTTTAGAAGAATTAGAATATGGTTATGATACGTTCAAAAAGCTTGGCTGCCAAGTAATCCATGTAGAAGACAAAGCAATTGAGGAAACTGCCGCATTAATCACGGAAATTATCACGAGTTACCATTAA
- the ppdK gene encoding pyruvate, phosphate dikinase yields MRKFVYQFSEGSKEMKNLLGGKGANLAEMTNIGLPVPPGFIISTDACNDYTAGNKHLSDDIFEEVKIHLAQLEKQTGKIFGFAENPLLVSVRSGAPFSMPGMMDTVLNLGLNDQAANGLANLTGDARSAFDSYRRFIQMFGDVVFEIPSYQFEQALTRIKKANDYHLDTELTAEDLSELIDAYKRIFSQATGQDFPQNPLEQLRLAIIAVFDSWMNPRAVIYRRLHDIDASFGTAVNIQAMVFGNTGETSGTGITFTRNPSTGEKTVFGEFLLNAQGEDVVAGIRTPEPISALEERMPTVYKELLHTCELLENHYLDMQDIEFTIEKGKLYVLQTRNGKRTAKAAIQTAVDFVHEGKITREEAIMRIETKQLNQLLHPAFLESALINGQIIATGLPASPGAATGQIFFEAKEAVQANAHGISVILVRNETSPEDIEGMARSNAILTAHGGMTSHAAVVARGMGKCCIAGCAELTINEKEKTITLATGEVLHEGDFLSLDGSTGNVYLGEIALTDASIGGHFDELMAWADAEKKLTIRVNADTPTDFKKALSFGAEGIGLCRTEHMFFDEKRIPFMRQMILAESLQERESVLATLKEMQKADFSELFRIAAGRAVNIRLLDPPLHEFLPKTSREIEELASAMNRTVSQITKRIQALAESNPMLGHRGCRLAITFPEIYRMQAEAIMESAVIVHDEGIDVHPEIMIPLIATKSELSYIKAELKQAIHAIFDKERMVLPYDIGTMIEIPRACVTADEIAEEAQFFSFGTNDLTQLTYGFSRDDATKFLADYYEKDILPKDPFVTIDKSGVGALVEMAVTRGRMTSEHLKMGVCGEHGGDPESIQFFHQLGLSYVSCSPYRIPIARLAAAQAALAEKQLVPTI; encoded by the coding sequence GTGAGAAAATTTGTCTATCAGTTCAGTGAAGGTTCTAAAGAAATGAAAAATCTTTTAGGAGGAAAAGGGGCAAATTTGGCAGAAATGACGAATATCGGTTTGCCTGTTCCGCCTGGTTTTATTATCTCGACCGATGCTTGTAATGATTATACAGCTGGCAATAAACATCTATCCGACGACATTTTTGAAGAAGTCAAAATTCACTTGGCACAACTCGAAAAACAAACTGGGAAAATTTTTGGATTTGCGGAAAATCCACTACTCGTTTCGGTGCGTTCTGGCGCCCCATTTTCGATGCCCGGTATGATGGATACTGTCTTAAATCTTGGACTAAATGATCAGGCAGCTAACGGATTAGCCAATTTAACGGGTGACGCTCGTTCTGCTTTTGACTCTTACCGCCGCTTTATTCAAATGTTCGGCGATGTTGTTTTTGAAATTCCGAGCTATCAATTTGAGCAGGCACTTACTCGTATTAAAAAAGCGAATGATTACCATTTAGATACGGAACTAACTGCCGAAGATTTAAGTGAATTAATCGATGCGTATAAACGGATTTTCAGTCAAGCAACAGGACAAGATTTCCCGCAAAATCCACTGGAACAACTGCGACTAGCTATTATCGCTGTCTTTGATTCATGGATGAACCCTCGCGCAGTCATTTACCGCCGCTTACATGATATTGATGCAAGTTTTGGTACAGCTGTAAATATTCAAGCGATGGTTTTTGGGAACACTGGTGAAACAAGCGGAACTGGCATTACTTTTACACGGAATCCGTCAACTGGTGAAAAGACTGTATTTGGCGAATTTTTACTTAATGCACAAGGTGAAGATGTTGTTGCTGGCATTCGCACGCCTGAGCCAATTAGCGCACTGGAAGAAAGAATGCCTACTGTTTATAAAGAGCTCCTCCACACGTGCGAACTTCTTGAAAATCATTATTTAGACATGCAGGATATTGAATTTACGATTGAAAAAGGAAAGCTCTATGTCTTGCAAACTAGAAACGGCAAGCGGACTGCCAAAGCTGCTATTCAAACAGCGGTCGATTTTGTCCATGAAGGAAAAATTACGCGCGAAGAAGCAATAATGCGCATAGAAACGAAGCAGCTAAATCAATTACTTCACCCAGCCTTCCTTGAAAGCGCTCTTATAAATGGCCAAATAATCGCAACCGGTTTACCTGCAAGCCCCGGCGCAGCAACAGGCCAAATTTTCTTTGAAGCAAAAGAAGCTGTTCAAGCAAATGCGCATGGAATATCTGTCATTTTAGTTCGTAATGAAACTTCTCCTGAAGACATTGAAGGTATGGCGCGGAGCAATGCCATTTTAACGGCTCATGGTGGTATGACTTCTCATGCGGCTGTTGTTGCTCGCGGCATGGGAAAATGTTGTATCGCTGGATGCGCCGAATTAACTATTAATGAAAAAGAAAAAACAATCACGCTTGCGACTGGCGAAGTCCTTCATGAAGGTGACTTTCTTTCACTCGATGGTAGTACTGGCAATGTTTACCTTGGCGAAATTGCACTCACAGATGCTTCGATTGGCGGACATTTTGACGAACTAATGGCGTGGGCTGATGCGGAGAAAAAACTGACAATCCGCGTTAATGCCGATACACCGACGGACTTTAAAAAAGCCCTTTCGTTTGGCGCAGAAGGAATTGGCTTATGTCGTACCGAGCATATGTTTTTTGATGAAAAACGAATTCCTTTTATGCGACAAATGATTTTGGCAGAATCTTTACAAGAGCGCGAGTCCGTTTTAGCAACGTTAAAAGAAATGCAAAAAGCCGATTTCAGTGAATTATTCCGGATTGCCGCTGGGCGTGCGGTAAACATTCGCTTGCTTGATCCTCCGTTACATGAATTTTTGCCGAAAACAAGCCGTGAAATCGAGGAATTAGCGAGTGCGATGAATCGAACGGTTTCGCAAATTACGAAACGAATTCAAGCACTTGCGGAATCCAACCCTATGCTCGGTCATCGTGGGTGCCGCCTTGCAATCACCTTCCCGGAAATTTACCGGATGCAAGCGGAAGCAATTATGGAAAGCGCAGTGATTGTTCATGATGAAGGAATCGATGTTCATCCAGAAATCATGATTCCACTAATCGCGACAAAAAGTGAACTAAGCTATATTAAAGCAGAATTGAAGCAAGCGATTCATGCCATTTTTGATAAAGAACGAATGGTGCTTCCATATGATATTGGCACGATGATTGAAATTCCGCGTGCTTGCGTGACTGCGGACGAAATCGCCGAAGAAGCGCAATTTTTCAGCTTTGGCACCAATGATTTAACGCAGCTAACATATGGTTTTTCGCGCGATGATGCGACTAAATTCCTCGCTGATTATTATGAAAAAGACATTTTGCCGAAAGACCCATTTGTCACGATTGATAAGTCTGGTGTTGGTGCACTCGTTGAAATGGCGGTGACGCGTGGCCGAATGACTTCGGAACATTTAAAAATGGGCGTTTGCGGCGAACATGGTGGCGACCCAGAGTCTATCCAGTTCTTCCACCAATTAGGACTATCTTACGTATCCTGTTCCCCGTACCGCATTCCAATTGCGCGACTTGCAGCAGCTCAGGCAGCACTTGCAGAGAAACAATTAGTCCCTACTATTTAA
- a CDS encoding VOC family protein produces MINKIGQVMLYVEDQAAVRDFWVEKLDFVVVSEEIVNGEIQWIEIAPTKGMETTFVLQNKKKVAEMNPDMNLGTPSILLFGTNLAELYEEYKNKGITVGELVDLPMGRVFNFADNEGNYFAICEK; encoded by the coding sequence ATGATTAATAAAATTGGCCAAGTAATGTTATATGTGGAAGACCAAGCGGCAGTGAGAGACTTTTGGGTAGAGAAGCTAGATTTTGTTGTCGTGTCAGAAGAAATTGTAAACGGCGAAATTCAGTGGATTGAAATTGCTCCAACGAAAGGCATGGAGACTACTTTTGTACTTCAAAATAAAAAGAAAGTCGCTGAAATGAACCCTGATATGAATCTTGGGACACCATCGATTTTACTGTTTGGAACCAATCTTGCAGAACTGTATGAGGAATATAAAAATAAAGGGATTACCGTTGGCGAGTTAGTTGACTTACCGATGGGGCGCGTGTTCAATTTTGCGGACAATGAAGGAAATTACTTTGCGATTTGCGAAAAATAA
- a CDS encoding aromatic acid exporter family protein — protein sequence MRIGMRTVKTAIAATLAIILAEWLHLEYAVSAGIIAILSVQNTKKGSLQLAVQRVYSTVLALSIAAVFFMLIGYNAVSFGLYLLIFIPLAVKLHVADGIVVSSVLVSHILLEQSLSFFWFKNELLLMAVGAGIAIILNLYMPKMEDEIKRSQQKIEAIMRQILTEMTQGLRNQSEYHDEFGLLHQLKGTLDYAQEKAARNLDNQFFASSHYYSQYVDMRLVQYRILTQMKRHLVAFDHSSEQSMALAEITEKTAQTLDEHNTAEDLVAEITTMVHEFRSSKLPETRAEFENRAILFQFMNDLRYLLEMKRDFYAEFGLKEKEMTRGR from the coding sequence ATGCGGATTGGAATGCGAACGGTGAAAACCGCGATTGCAGCGACACTAGCGATTATTTTAGCGGAATGGCTACATTTGGAGTATGCAGTTTCGGCGGGGATTATCGCGATTTTAAGTGTACAAAATACGAAAAAGGGGTCTTTACAATTAGCCGTTCAGCGGGTTTATTCGACCGTTTTGGCGCTCTCGATTGCAGCCGTATTTTTCATGCTAATCGGCTATAATGCAGTGAGTTTTGGACTTTATTTACTTATTTTTATTCCCCTCGCTGTTAAATTACACGTGGCGGACGGGATTGTTGTTAGCTCGGTACTCGTATCACACATTTTATTAGAACAATCATTATCATTCTTTTGGTTTAAAAATGAACTATTACTCATGGCGGTCGGCGCTGGTATTGCAATTATTTTAAATTTATACATGCCGAAAATGGAAGACGAAATAAAACGAAGTCAACAAAAAATCGAAGCGATTATGCGCCAAATTTTAACGGAGATGACGCAAGGACTTCGAAATCAATCGGAATATCATGATGAATTTGGCTTATTACACCAATTAAAGGGTACACTAGACTATGCGCAAGAAAAAGCCGCGCGAAATTTGGACAACCAGTTTTTTGCTTCGTCTCATTATTATTCGCAGTATGTGGACATGCGGCTCGTGCAGTACCGGATTTTGACGCAAATGAAACGGCATTTAGTCGCGTTTGATCATTCTTCGGAGCAAAGCATGGCACTGGCGGAAATTACGGAAAAAACGGCGCAAACACTAGATGAACATAATACAGCAGAGGATTTAGTAGCGGAAATTACAACGATGGTGCATGAGTTTCGCAGTAGTAAGCTCCCAGAAACACGGGCAGAATTTGAGAATAGAGCGATTTTATTCCAGTTTATGAATGATTTGCGCTATTTATTAGAAATGAAGCGGGACTTCTATGCGGAGTTCGGTTTGAAGGAAAAAGAAATGACGAGAGGGCGATAA